In Fluviispira sanaruensis, a genomic segment contains:
- a CDS encoding KamA family radical SAM protein has product MISEKNWAKELAKSLINLNQLAEKSIVPASDLQDLQKVKDTFDIRVPNLFIDDIVKGNNALAKQFIPSKNEIIFLPEELEDPIGDSRWSPVEGIVHRYPDRVLFKPTYLCGVYCRFCFRRNKVSDSANNIKSDNAKIAIDYIKSHKEIWEVILTGGDPLVLTDKILQKLLEEISSIEHVKILRFHTRIPSVLPSRVTDSLIQILKNTNKSIWIAVHMNSSEEFTEEAKTALAKLIDNGIPVVLQSVLLKDINDTNIQLVSLLKSAIENRVKPYYIHYPDLAKGTEHFRIPLKRAIELIKGLRGQISGLCIPHLIIDIPGGNGKIAINTHTARESKKNTWEFESPLDGTKITVQYP; this is encoded by the coding sequence ATGATATCTGAAAAAAATTGGGCAAAAGAATTAGCAAAATCATTAATTAATTTGAATCAGTTGGCAGAAAAATCGATTGTTCCTGCAAGCGATTTACAAGATTTACAAAAAGTAAAAGACACTTTCGATATCCGTGTGCCGAATTTATTTATTGATGATATTGTTAAAGGTAATAATGCTCTTGCAAAACAATTTATTCCTTCAAAAAACGAAATTATATTTTTGCCCGAAGAATTGGAAGATCCAATCGGTGATTCCCGTTGGTCTCCTGTAGAAGGAATTGTCCATCGTTATCCGGATCGGGTCTTATTTAAGCCGACTTATCTATGTGGCGTCTATTGTCGGTTTTGCTTTAGGAGGAATAAAGTTTCTGACTCAGCAAACAATATCAAAAGTGATAATGCAAAAATAGCAATAGATTATATTAAGAGTCATAAAGAAATTTGGGAAGTTATTTTGACTGGAGGAGATCCTTTAGTTTTAACCGATAAAATTTTGCAAAAATTATTAGAAGAAATATCTTCCATAGAACATGTAAAAATTTTACGTTTCCACACTCGTATTCCTTCTGTATTACCTTCAAGAGTTACAGATTCTCTTATCCAGATTCTTAAAAATACAAATAAGAGCATTTGGATTGCTGTACATATGAATAGCTCAGAAGAATTTACGGAGGAAGCAAAAACAGCACTGGCAAAATTAATTGATAATGGAATTCCTGTGGTGCTTCAATCTGTTTTATTAAAAGATATCAATGATACAAATATTCAGCTTGTTTCTTTATTAAAGTCTGCAATTGAAAATAGAGTAAAACCTTATTATATTCATTACCCTGATTTAGCGAAAGGAACAGAACATTTTCGCATTCCATTAAAGAGGGCAATTGAACTTATAAAAGGGTTACGAGGACAAATTTCTGGACTTTGTATTCCGCATTTAATAATTGATATACCAGGTGGAAATGGAAAAATAGCTATAAATACCCACACAGCAAGAGAGAGTAAAAAAAATACTTGGGAATTTGAAAGCCCGCTTGATGGCACTAAAATCACAGTTCAGTATCCTTAG
- a CDS encoding helix-turn-helix domain-containing protein: MQDDVNRKVNYKLYPSKAQKLLLENMFNNHRKLYNALLEQRIYAWKGK, translated from the coding sequence ATGCAAGACGATGTCAATAGAAAAGTGAATTATAAGTTGTATCCAAGTAAGGCACAAAAGCTTTTGCTTGAAAATATGTTCAATAATCACCGAAAATTGTACAATGCGCTTCTTGAACAAAGAATTTATGCATGGAAAGGAAAGTAA
- the tnpA gene encoding IS200/IS605 family transposase, whose product MQDFKKLHHCVYNLKYHLVLVTKYRRKCITDPIIIRLKEIFVELCLKWECNLIEFNGEPDHIHMLLELNPKIALSTFINNLKTVSSRYIRKDFSNHLSKFYYNNPIFWSRSYCILTYGGAPLSVIKQYIEQQARVD is encoded by the coding sequence ATGCAAGATTTTAAGAAGCTACATCATTGTGTTTATAATTTAAAATATCATTTAGTTCTTGTCACAAAATATCGCAGAAAATGTATTACAGATCCTATCATAATACGTTTGAAAGAAATTTTTGTGGAGCTTTGTTTAAAATGGGAATGCAATTTAATTGAATTTAATGGTGAGCCTGATCACATTCATATGCTGCTTGAACTGAATCCAAAAATTGCACTTTCAACATTTATTAATAATCTGAAAACGGTTTCTAGTCGTTATATTAGAAAAGATTTTTCTAATCATCTTTCAAAATTTTATTATAATAATCCTATTTTTTGGAGCCGATCTTATTGTATTTTAACTTACGGAGGTGCTCCTCTTTCAGTTATTAAACAATATATTGAACAACAAGCTCGCGTGGATTAA
- a CDS encoding DUF4436 family protein has translation MFYSYKNLYMKLCLLLFLTVTLLGQSRAVKSLNLDNDTLPILQINMLSFDDVNAVLTAKSQIFFPPKLISTNGTLQNEYNFVDVLNFGESILNIKANKRYAAFNNGLNANYQLDNIVEHFYYPFDKYKIKLLFFLDRVNANGTIENIPFKYNCDFCSVRGYNIITRDLSKPNQNFLTLETYIERPLSTRIISMINIISMWVLALVVVFMTYSIAKSQMKPEIGTFGFIAGLLFTLPLIRNISPMIPYMGVFIDFIGFFINEFIIALCMVFTAYYWMIRNKLEAT, from the coding sequence ATGTTTTATTCTTATAAAAATTTATATATGAAACTTTGTCTTTTGTTATTCTTGACCGTTACTTTATTAGGTCAGTCCCGCGCAGTAAAATCGCTCAATTTGGACAATGACACTCTCCCAATCTTACAAATCAATATGCTGTCATTTGATGATGTGAATGCTGTCCTCACGGCAAAGAGTCAGATTTTTTTCCCACCAAAACTTATTTCCACAAACGGCACTTTACAAAATGAATATAATTTTGTAGATGTGTTGAACTTTGGTGAATCTATTTTAAATATAAAAGCGAACAAGCGATATGCTGCTTTTAACAATGGCCTGAATGCAAATTATCAATTGGATAATATTGTCGAACATTTTTATTACCCTTTTGACAAATATAAAATAAAATTATTATTTTTCTTAGATAGAGTGAATGCCAATGGCACTATTGAAAATATACCATTCAAATACAATTGCGACTTCTGTTCCGTTCGCGGGTATAATATAATAACACGAGATCTATCTAAACCAAACCAAAATTTCTTAACCTTAGAAACTTATATAGAGCGCCCATTATCCACAAGAATAATCTCTATGATAAATATTATTTCGATGTGGGTACTCGCTTTAGTCGTCGTCTTTATGACCTATAGCATAGCAAAAAGTCAAATGAAACCAGAAATAGGCACATTTGGCTTTATTGCTGGTCTTCTTTTTACCCTTCCACTCATTCGCAATATTTCCCCCATGATTCCGTATATGGGAGTTTTTATCGATTTCATAGGCTTTTTTATTAATGAATTTATTATTGCTTTATGTATGGTTTTTACTGCATATTACTGGATGATTCGCAATAAATTAGAAGCAACCTGA
- a CDS encoding lipocalin family protein — protein sequence MIKYLKFTLYPFITCFSPIIHSQEAVANDLIASEFKFDITRYLGTWHEQARLETTFQKNCDSSRAHYSLNNDGSIKVLNTCNRLDGSSNDIIGRAKIDSKDPSGRNLIVSFNFITDIINFFRGVNYSIYYIDKYYKYAIVGTPQKDMLWILTREKMIQSETLEKLINSAKDFGFDTSKIIYDKR from the coding sequence ATGATTAAATACTTGAAATTTACTTTGTACCCATTCATTACTTGTTTTTCTCCAATTATTCATTCACAAGAAGCAGTAGCAAATGACCTGATAGCATCGGAGTTTAAATTTGATATTACTCGGTATTTAGGCACTTGGCATGAACAAGCACGGTTAGAAACAACATTTCAGAAAAATTGCGATTCTTCAAGAGCTCATTATTCTTTAAATAATGATGGTTCAATTAAAGTACTAAATACTTGCAACAGATTAGATGGAAGTAGCAACGATATTATTGGAAGGGCAAAAATTGACTCCAAAGATCCCAGCGGTCGAAATTTAATTGTTAGCTTTAATTTTATTACAGATATTATTAATTTTTTTAGAGGAGTGAATTACTCTATATATTATATTGATAAATATTATAAATATGCAATTGTTGGCACCCCACAGAAAGACATGTTGTGGATTTTAACTAGAGAAAAAATGATTCAATCTGAGACATTGGAAAAACTGATAAATTCAGCTAAAGATTTCGGTTTTGATACTTCAAAAATCATTTATGATAAGCGTTAA
- a CDS encoding amidohydrolase, giving the protein MRNLNYILMGLIVFLILTIHPLSSAKKLEYADLLLYNGKIFTAEREKTFAQAVVIKNGKIIFVGTNNQAKKWVAQKSIDLEGKVLLPGLIDTHAHPIQGGFSELVGFSLHGELLTIPNLKSKVTEAIVNKSAFIDDVIYINSVSTNYWSNIEDLHSLFNADEYIGTPIVLAGDDGHTAWVNQAMLEKSGISKEFISGLAEREQKFYGRDSQNNPNGFVSEEGFDTVRKNVSLPSNQLMIKAGQAAVNYFNSQGITAWVDAISNAYPTEPMFTMNPSLEHLGAIPIYEKLAKLEKLTVHVGALVASPKADLNDLKTIELIREKYKHVPNFSILGVKIFADGVPEYPTQTAALSKPYSNSGAIVPTIINPSTFGLFVTEADKRNLLVHIHAIGDEAVKTALDGVALARKTNGNSGINHTIAHLQFVDPNDFSRFKKLGVAASMQLMWAVSNPSTVELLKPYIDAKIYRYIYPTHSLLSSHALVVGGSDWPVSSANPWVAITRAITRKTTGSTELIPEEKVKLEDMLFAYTIDAAKALRMQEKIGSIEIGKYADFTLLNQDIFKISSEDLLNTKSVWTMFKGKFVYMADKKV; this is encoded by the coding sequence ATGAGAAATTTAAATTATATTTTGATGGGATTAATAGTTTTTTTGATACTTACTATACATCCTCTCTCTTCTGCCAAAAAATTAGAATATGCAGATCTCCTGTTATACAATGGAAAAATATTTACTGCAGAGCGTGAAAAAACTTTTGCACAAGCAGTTGTAATTAAAAATGGAAAAATAATTTTTGTAGGTACGAATAATCAAGCAAAGAAATGGGTAGCCCAAAAAAGTATTGACTTAGAAGGTAAAGTACTTCTTCCAGGTTTGATAGACACTCACGCTCACCCTATTCAGGGTGGATTTTCAGAATTAGTTGGATTTTCATTACATGGTGAGTTATTAACAATTCCTAATTTAAAATCTAAAGTAACAGAAGCTATTGTAAACAAAAGTGCATTTATTGATGATGTCATATATATTAATAGCGTATCCACAAACTATTGGTCTAACATTGAAGATTTACACTCTTTATTTAACGCAGATGAATATATTGGTACACCAATTGTTTTAGCAGGTGATGATGGGCACACGGCATGGGTTAATCAAGCAATGCTAGAGAAATCTGGTATTTCTAAAGAATTTATTTCAGGGTTAGCTGAGAGAGAACAAAAATTTTATGGAAGAGATTCACAAAATAATCCAAACGGTTTTGTGTCAGAAGAAGGATTTGATACGGTTAGAAAAAATGTTTCTTTACCTAGCAATCAGTTAATGATTAAAGCAGGACAAGCTGCAGTAAATTATTTCAATTCTCAAGGAATTACAGCATGGGTAGACGCCATTTCAAATGCTTATCCTACAGAACCAATGTTTACGATGAATCCTTCTTTAGAACATCTAGGAGCTATTCCTATATATGAAAAACTTGCAAAACTCGAGAAACTGACCGTCCACGTTGGAGCCTTAGTTGCAAGTCCAAAAGCTGATTTAAATGATTTAAAAACTATTGAATTAATACGAGAAAAATATAAACATGTCCCAAATTTTTCCATACTGGGAGTGAAGATTTTTGCAGATGGTGTGCCAGAATACCCAACACAAACAGCAGCATTATCTAAACCTTATAGTAATAGTGGAGCAATTGTTCCAACAATAATAAATCCTTCTACTTTTGGCTTATTTGTAACTGAAGCAGATAAGCGGAATTTATTAGTACACATCCATGCCATTGGCGATGAGGCTGTAAAAACTGCGCTAGACGGGGTTGCCTTGGCTCGTAAAACGAATGGCAACAGTGGGATAAATCATACTATCGCACACCTTCAATTTGTAGATCCAAACGATTTTTCTCGCTTTAAGAAGCTTGGAGTCGCTGCTTCAATGCAGCTCATGTGGGCAGTATCAAATCCATCTACGGTAGAACTTTTGAAACCATATATCGATGCAAAAATTTATCGATATATATATCCAACTCATTCTTTATTAAGCTCTCATGCCCTGGTCGTGGGCGGAAGTGATTGGCCTGTCTCAAGCGCAAATCCATGGGTTGCTATAACTCGTGCTATAACAAGAAAAACAACGGGAAGCACAGAACTTATTCCTGAAGAGAAAGTTAAATTAGAAGATATGTTATTTGCATATACAATTGATGCTGCCAAAGCACTACGCATGCAAGAAAAGATTGGTTCGATAGAGATTGGAAAATATGCAGACTTTACCCTGTTAAATCAAGATATATTTAAAATATCATCTGAAGATTTGCTAAATACGAAATCTGTTTGGACAATGTTTAAAGGAAAATTTGTATATATGGCTGATAAAAAAGTTTAA
- a CDS encoding leucine-rich repeat domain-containing protein, with amino-acid sequence MKKENRKRMVYLLPFFCLSNLSYAEQLNHNDLTSGESILENKISLKKYDSNIYLVNDADGLLKAKSALTLSGDSTTGGVTGELSELQNFEIQVESTQIANIEDFNTIFKINSPNDSHEACKEINFKFQGNSIVSEVINLNLTTATSCQFNIVDTDNKKISEFTVLLNYSYKDWCSYYDSSNEAFKTARAISQTCNLETAKKKSLYLHDLKISDLSPITGFVSLNSLNLSDNNISYLPHGIFDKLSNLKWLILRKNNLKSIPKDAFRNLNKLEMIWLMENQISNLPLGTFDHNPNLNWISLYNNELSYIDPGLFNKVTKLQSIELSNNNFLYFPLDLSHFKNLYSFEINDNFIQEIPENAFNENTELVNIGFSGNKVNFLPIGIFSKLPNLVFLNISGNNLNFLTKGMFDHLTSLERLNISQNPIHCLPKDIFKNNTKIENMSEQSSINQCAED; translated from the coding sequence GTGAAAAAAGAAAATCGTAAACGTATGGTTTATTTACTTCCATTTTTTTGCCTTTCAAATTTGAGTTATGCTGAGCAATTAAACCATAACGATTTAACTTCCGGTGAAAGCATTCTTGAAAACAAGATTTCATTAAAAAAATATGACAGCAATATTTATCTAGTAAACGATGCCGATGGATTATTAAAAGCAAAATCTGCTCTAACATTAAGCGGAGATTCAACCACAGGTGGTGTGACAGGTGAGTTGAGTGAATTACAAAACTTTGAGATCCAAGTTGAATCGACTCAAATTGCAAATATTGAAGATTTTAATACTATTTTTAAAATAAATAGCCCGAATGATTCTCATGAAGCATGTAAAGAAATTAACTTTAAATTCCAAGGTAATAGCATAGTTTCTGAAGTCATTAATTTGAACTTAACCACTGCGACAAGCTGTCAATTTAACATTGTTGACACAGATAATAAAAAAATCTCTGAATTTACTGTTCTATTAAACTATTCTTATAAAGATTGGTGCTCATATTATGACTCCTCAAATGAAGCTTTCAAAACAGCCCGCGCAATTTCTCAGACTTGCAATTTAGAGACAGCTAAAAAGAAAAGTTTATATTTACATGACTTAAAAATATCCGATTTAAGTCCAATCACTGGCTTTGTAAGCTTAAACTCACTCAATTTAAGTGATAATAATATATCTTACTTACCTCATGGAATATTTGACAAATTGAGCAACTTAAAGTGGCTTATTCTTAGAAAAAATAATCTAAAATCCATTCCTAAAGACGCATTTCGCAATTTGAATAAACTGGAAATGATTTGGCTAATGGAAAACCAAATTTCAAATTTACCTCTTGGTACTTTTGATCACAATCCTAATTTAAATTGGATTTCCCTATATAATAATGAGCTAAGCTATATAGATCCTGGATTATTTAATAAAGTAACAAAACTTCAATCGATCGAATTATCGAATAACAATTTTTTATATTTCCCATTAGATTTAAGTCATTTTAAAAACCTTTATAGCTTTGAAATTAATGATAATTTCATTCAAGAAATTCCAGAAAATGCCTTCAATGAAAATACTGAACTCGTTAATATAGGATTCTCTGGCAACAAAGTAAACTTTTTGCCAATCGGAATTTTTTCAAAGTTACCAAATTTAGTTTTTCTTAATATAAGCGGAAATAATTTAAACTTCTTAACAAAAGGTATGTTTGACCATCTCACTTCCTTAGAAAGACTAAATATTTCTCAAAATCCCATACACTGTTTGCCAAAAGATATTTTTAAAAATAATACAAAAATAGAAAACATGTCAGAACAGAGTTCTATTAATCAATGCGCTGAGGATTGA
- the oppF gene encoding murein tripeptide/oligopeptide ABC transporter ATP binding protein OppF codes for MNQPILSVKNLKVHFPISKKGTFFQKVNLKAVDGVTLEVYKGETLGVVGESGCGKSTLARAIMRLLPSTEGSITLLGKNLLGLNKTQLRNARKDIQMIFQDPLASLNPRMTAGQIIAEPLRTFFPQLTHNEVKVKVANMMSLVGLIPEHINKYPHEFSGGQCQRIGIARALILEPKIIVCDEPVSALDVSIQAQIVNLLKKLQRELGLTLIFIAHDLSVVKHISDRILVMYLGRPVEIGTREQIYKNPRHPYTIALLSAVPIPDPELERKKVVQILQGDLPSPINPPSGCRFRTRCPVAEKKCSEIEPELKSANSGAQVSCLKVN; via the coding sequence ATGAATCAACCCATTTTAAGTGTTAAAAATTTAAAAGTGCATTTCCCTATTTCCAAAAAAGGTACCTTTTTTCAAAAAGTAAATTTAAAAGCCGTTGATGGTGTTACTTTAGAAGTTTATAAGGGAGAAACTCTGGGTGTAGTTGGGGAGTCGGGCTGTGGTAAATCCACTTTGGCCAGAGCCATTATGCGTTTGTTACCTTCTACAGAAGGTTCCATTACTCTTTTAGGTAAAAATTTATTAGGACTGAATAAAACTCAATTGCGCAATGCACGTAAAGACATTCAAATGATCTTTCAAGATCCGCTTGCATCTCTCAATCCACGTATGACTGCAGGACAAATTATTGCTGAACCACTTAGAACTTTTTTTCCCCAGTTAACTCATAACGAGGTCAAAGTAAAAGTTGCAAATATGATGAGTCTTGTTGGACTTATTCCTGAACATATTAATAAATATCCCCACGAATTCTCTGGTGGGCAGTGCCAACGTATCGGAATTGCTCGAGCGCTGATATTGGAACCCAAAATCATCGTCTGTGATGAACCAGTGAGTGCTCTCGACGTCTCTATTCAAGCACAAATTGTTAATTTACTAAAAAAACTTCAGCGAGAACTTGGTCTCACTCTTATATTTATTGCCCATGATTTAAGTGTAGTAAAACATATCAGTGATCGTATTTTAGTGATGTATTTAGGACGCCCTGTTGAAATCGGCACGCGTGAACAGATATATAAAAATCCAAGGCACCCATACACTATTGCTCTTTTATCAGCAGTGCCCATTCCCGATCCAGAACTCGAAAGAAAAAAAGTTGTGCAGATTCTTCAAGGGGATCTTCCTTCTCCGATCAACCCTCCGAGTGGATGTCGTTTCCGCACTCGCTGTCCTGTGGCAGAAAAAAAATGTTCCGAAATAGAGCCTGAACTTAAATCAGCCAACAGTGGCGCACAAGTCAGTTGTTTAAAAGTGAACTAA
- a CDS encoding MFS transporter, with translation MSKLNLDPSQIAFVIFLFTCSYRALKVIIAPYLDRLAAEKGIVIGCLLAALGFLGFAFSQNYFLIILSLLIAGLGISINSISSKVFSIESFEKAVNKSEIFSIIITSVNIAGAIA, from the coding sequence TTGTCGAAACTCAATCTAGACCCATCGCAAATTGCTTTCGTTATTTTTCTCTTCACATGCTCATATCGCGCTTTGAAGGTTATAATAGCACCCTACTTGGATCGCTTGGCAGCGGAGAAAGGGATAGTCATCGGCTGCCTTTTAGCTGCGCTCGGTTTTTTAGGTTTCGCATTTTCGCAAAATTATTTTTTAATCATCCTTTCCCTTCTGATCGCTGGACTTGGTATTTCAATCAACAGTATTTCGAGCAAAGTTTTCTCAATAGAAAGTTTTGAGAAAGCTGTAAATAAAAGTGAGATCTTTTCTATTATCATCACATCGGTCAATATTGCGGGGGCGATTGCCTAG
- the metE gene encoding 5-methyltetrahydropteroyltriglutamate--homocysteine S-methyltransferase, which yields MSEICTHILGYPRIGGQRELKKAVESYWKRELTALQLEEIEKKIKENNWKVQSEAGLSFVTVGDFANYDHVLDTSILLGNIPERFIDKNVEINLNTVFCMARGQAPLYKSTRACEMTKWFNTNYHYIVPEFIQGQEFKISLNSLFDQIEHANSLGYKTKPVLIGPLTYLWLGKSIDKDFNKLDLLEKLTQAYNEIFKQLSLKNIEWIQLDEPILSLEISEEWKNAFATTYKNLSFKNLKILLTTYFSSVEENLDLINKLPIHGLHVDLCSAPQQLKTILKTFSKDKILSLGIINGRNIWKADILKITNELQEAKKIFGQNLWLASSCSLLHSPVDLEQEFKLDGEIKNWLAFAKQKVGEIKLCADNLNNNLSDIGKIKLKEVNEALKDRRVSKRVHSEEVKKRISQISLNDSERESKYSERALKQREILKLPLFPTTTIGSFPQTQDIRSIRQKLKSGKIDLETYTQEIRNHILESITKQEALNIDVLVHGEAERNDMVEYFGELLEGFVFTSHGWVQSYGSRCVKPPIIFGDVCRPKPMTTEWAKYSQSLTKRPVKGMLTGPVTILSWSFVRDDQPAQETALQIAFALRDEVNDLENAGIKIIQIDEPAFREALPLKKSEWQEYLNWAVNCFRVSASGVKDSTQIHTHMCYSEFNDIIKSIADLDADVITIECSRSNMELLEAFENYSYPNEIGPGVYDIHSPRIPEKSDIKNLLENALKYIPADRLWINPDCGLKTRNWPEVEIALKNMTEAAKDLRKKYEAI from the coding sequence ATGAGTGAAATTTGTACGCATATTTTAGGATACCCAAGAATTGGCGGTCAACGAGAATTAAAAAAAGCCGTAGAATCTTATTGGAAGCGTGAATTAACCGCACTGCAATTAGAAGAGATTGAAAAAAAAATAAAGGAAAATAATTGGAAGGTTCAGAGTGAAGCGGGTTTAAGTTTTGTTACAGTAGGAGATTTTGCAAACTATGACCACGTCCTTGATACCAGTATTTTGTTAGGAAATATTCCAGAACGCTTCATCGATAAAAATGTTGAAATTAATTTAAATACTGTTTTTTGTATGGCACGCGGCCAAGCTCCTCTTTATAAAAGTACCAGAGCCTGCGAAATGACAAAGTGGTTTAATACAAACTATCACTATATTGTTCCTGAGTTTATTCAAGGCCAAGAATTTAAAATTTCTTTAAATTCACTTTTTGATCAAATTGAGCACGCAAACTCTCTTGGCTATAAGACAAAGCCTGTTCTAATCGGCCCACTCACATATTTATGGCTTGGCAAATCAATTGATAAGGATTTTAACAAACTCGATCTATTAGAAAAACTGACTCAAGCTTACAATGAAATTTTTAAACAACTTTCCCTTAAAAATATCGAATGGATTCAATTAGATGAACCCATTTTATCTTTAGAAATTTCAGAAGAATGGAAAAACGCCTTTGCTACAACATACAAAAATTTATCATTTAAAAACTTAAAAATTCTGTTGACGACCTATTTCTCATCCGTAGAAGAAAATTTAGATTTAATAAATAAATTACCGATCCATGGTCTTCATGTGGATCTTTGTTCAGCACCACAACAGTTGAAAACAATATTAAAAACTTTCTCAAAAGATAAAATTCTTTCACTTGGCATAATTAATGGAAGAAATATTTGGAAAGCAGATATTCTAAAAATTACAAATGAGCTGCAAGAAGCTAAGAAAATTTTTGGGCAAAACCTATGGCTGGCTAGCAGCTGTTCCCTTTTGCATAGCCCTGTTGATCTTGAGCAAGAATTTAAACTTGATGGCGAAATCAAAAATTGGCTTGCATTTGCAAAACAAAAAGTGGGTGAAATTAAACTCTGCGCAGATAATTTAAATAACAATTTATCTGATATTGGAAAAATAAAACTGAAAGAAGTAAATGAAGCTTTAAAAGACAGAAGAGTTTCAAAAAGAGTGCACAGTGAAGAAGTCAAAAAAAGAATTTCACAAATTTCTTTGAATGATTCTGAAAGAGAAAGCAAATACAGCGAACGCGCACTGAAACAGAGAGAGATACTAAAATTACCACTTTTCCCGACTACAACAATTGGCTCTTTTCCTCAGACACAAGATATTCGCTCTATCCGTCAGAAACTTAAGAGCGGTAAAATAGATCTTGAGACCTATACACAAGAAATCCGCAATCATATTTTGGAGTCGATAACGAAACAAGAAGCATTAAATATAGATGTCCTCGTGCATGGCGAAGCAGAGCGCAATGATATGGTCGAATATTTTGGAGAACTTTTAGAAGGCTTCGTATTTACATCACACGGTTGGGTGCAAAGTTATGGCTCCCGTTGTGTGAAACCACCTATTATTTTTGGAGATGTTTGCCGCCCAAAACCAATGACAACGGAATGGGCAAAATACTCTCAATCATTAACTAAACGTCCTGTAAAAGGAATGCTCACGGGTCCTGTGACCATTCTCTCATGGTCTTTTGTGCGTGATGATCAGCCTGCACAAGAAACAGCATTGCAAATAGCTTTTGCTTTAAGAGATGAAGTAAACGATCTGGAAAATGCGGGAATTAAAATTATCCAAATAGATGAACCTGCCTTTCGCGAAGCTTTGCCATTAAAAAAATCGGAGTGGCAAGAGTATTTAAATTGGGCTGTGAATTGTTTCCGTGTGTCTGCATCTGGTGTGAAAGATTCCACTCAAATTCACACACATATGTGCTACTCTGAGTTCAATGATATTATAAAATCCATTGCCGACTTGGATGCCGATGTCATAACAATTGAATGCTCACGTTCAAATATGGAACTCTTAGAGGCCTTTGAAAATTATTCTTACCCCAATGAGATTGGACCTGGAGTTTATGATATTCATTCTCCACGCATTCCAGAGAAAAGCGATATAAAAAATCTCCTGGAAAATGCGCTAAAATATATTCCAGCAGATAGACTTTGGATTAATCCCGACTGCGGATTAAAAACTCGCAATTGGCCTGAAGTCGAAATTGCTCTTAAAAATATGACAGAAGCGGCAAAAGATCTCAGAAAAAAATATGAAGCAATATAA